AACGAGAACCGCTGGGAGGTTACTCATGGCACAAGCGCTACGTATATAAGTTTATTAAAGCCAGGTAATATTGTGTCAATGTCCGCTTCAGGCTCTGAGACATTCAGTCCATTTTTTAAACGATGGACATTCATGACAAAATCCATCGACCACGTCAGGCTCGGAGCATCATGGCGCTGAAGCGGAACCCGCTTGTAATTAACGCCAAGACCTTCCCGTCGCAAAAGCTGCCATATGCGCCGGTAGCCAAATCTTCTTCTGATTGCCCCTCGGCCATTGAATCAATAAACTCTGAACGCAGGTCAATACGTACCAGGTTGAGAAATAGATCTGGTTCGATGCTCTCATCATTTAACACATTTCTCCATATTGATAAAATAATTGCCTGAATACTGAATGTGTTTAATGATTATATCAATTTACTCTTTGCATCCACGTAGTTGCTTTCTGCTATGTAGATATTCAGTGGATAACGGAAATGGTCATGCCAGTATTCACTTAAAACTACCAGCGCAGGGAGACATCCTGAATTGAATTTGTTATGAAATTCAAAAAATTAGATATCACACTGGGTCAGGAACAGGCGAAAGGGAGTGGGACACGGGCCCGCATTAATGAAATTCTCTCATATATGCATTCAGTTTTGCCGGGTTAATGCTAATCAATCCATGATGCATACTGGAAGTCCGCTCTGCAGCTGACGGCATTTACTGAAGAAGCGTTTCGGTACAGGCGCGACTGGCCTGAATCACCTGCTGATTAGGACCAATCTATCCAGACAGTTTTGAGGAAATAAGATGACTACAATCAATAAAGCCGGATCACAAGCGTCAATGGTGGGTCCTGAAGAGTGGTTCACTGGCACTGTTCGTATTGATCCCATGTTTGCTGCCGATAAAAACGCGCGAGCCAGTGCTGGCCATGTCACTTTTGAACCCGGAGCCCGCACAGCATGGCATACACACCCACTGGGCCAGCGCCTGATTGTAACGTCCGGCTTTGGTTACGTACAAACCTGGGGGGAGCCGGCACGCGAAATTCGTGCTGGCGATGTGGTCTGCATCCCGGCCGATGAAAAGCACTGGCATGGCGCCAGCGCGACTACCGCAATGACGCATATTGCCATTCAGGAAGCACAAGATGGCAGTGTTGTTGAATGGCTGGAGAAAGTCTCTGACGAGCAATATGGAGAGACTGAATGAGTCATAACATCACCGGCAACGTCGTTGTGATCACCGGTGCCAGCAGTGAGTCGTATGTACCTTAAATGCAAAAGGCGCGACTGCAGTGCTGAGCGCCCGTTGTATAGATCAGTTTCGAGAAAATCTGGCAAGCACAGACATTGAATTAATGTTGCTGGTATACATACACGCTGAACAGTTCAGACATCGTGGGTGAGCATTGTCTTTAGCTCACTGCGTTGTTCCTCAAGCTGAGTCAGAGAGCTGTTAAGCTGATTTTGAGTTCCCGCCCCTTGATGTTTCAGGCATGCTATCGATACTCGGTTAACTGCTACCAACGGAATGCTTATGGAATTCACTATCGGCAACATTCGCCCAGACAGTACCGGATTTCAGACATTAAAGTCGGAAAGCATTGCATCCGGGTTTAATATGCTAAGCAGACTGGAGGATAACTGGCTGACGAATAAAAACCGCTTTGATAAACCGGGTGAAAAACTGCTTGGGGTGTTATCCGAAGGTCTGCTCGTGGGTGTCTGTGGACTGAACCGTGATCCATTTATGATTAACGCCCGTGCAGGAAGAATAAGGCATCTGTATATAAGCAATCAGTGGAGGCGTATGCAGGCTGGCAGCCTGCTTTTAAGCGAAGTGGTAAAGGATTCAGCGCTTTGGTTTGATTTTCTTAATACCAATGCACCGCCTTCAGCTTTTATCTTCTACCAACGGGCTGGTTTTATTCCGTTCACTGGTTCCGCGAAGGTCACACATCGTCTGCCCCTGACAAGTACGTAGTGTTGCTTCCCATATTCTTACCAGTTCATACACAGCGCCCTCCATAAACCGCGTTACCATCACTCAGAGTGACGAATAATTCATGATAAAAAGAGAACTGGCACAATTAAGCTGAAATCGGAGCAGATTTTGAGAACGCAGAAAAGGTGTATGGGATACGTTGCTATTGTTGTTGATGATTACGACCGGGCGATTGAATATTACACGCAAAAACTCGGTTTCACCCTTATTGAAGATACCCCGCAGCCGGGGAAAAGATGGGTGGTAGTATCGCCAAATCCGGACAGTGACTGCAATCTTCTGTTAGCACGGGCGTCAAACGAAACACAACAAACGTTTATCGGCAATCAGTGCGGAGGGCGGGTGTTTCTCTTCCTGCAAACTGACGATTTCTGGCGAGATTATGAAGCCATGAAGTCTGCCGGCGTGCATTTTTGCGAGGACCCCAGGGATGAAGAGTACGGTAAGGTGGTGGTTTTCGAAGACCTGTACGGAAATCGCTGGGACTTATACCAGAACGCCTGAATCTTTCTTTTCTCAGCAGAATGGCGCTTAGCTATTTTCCAGCAACTGTGCACGTTTTATGGTTATATCTGGCTACTGAGAATGCTGCATCGGCATCATATATAAGCCGCCAAACATACTGAAAATGATATGAATATTCGAGAAAAAATTGTCAGCCAGTTCAGCCTGTTGTCGCCAGAGTTACAGCGTGCCGCTGAGTTTTCACTGCAGCACGCCAATCAACTGGTCGTACTGTCAATGCGGGCATTTGCCGCAGAAGGCGGCGTTAAGCCTGCCACGCTGCTGCGACTGGCGCAGCGCCTTGGCTATAACGGCTGGGGGGAATTAAAAAGCGCCATGATTGACGATATTGGCCTGCGAAATGATACATATGTATCTAAAGCGGAAAAATTGATTGCTAAAAAGACACAGCCTGAGCTGTACGAAGAAGTCTTTCGGGCGCACCAGGCCAACCTGGCGTTTACCCAGGCGGAAAATCAGCAGGCGATGCATCAGGCAGTAACACTGCTGGATGAGGCTGACAACGTCTATATCTGCGGTTTTCGCGCCAGCTTTCCTATTGCCTGGTCACTGTTTTATGTCTACCGGCTATTCAATCGTCAGGTTTCGTTGATTGATGGCCTGGCCAGTAATATTGAAGTCTTTACCCGTGAGTTAACTGGCAAAGATTGCGTATTGCTGACCAGCTTCGCCCCTTATTCGCGCGAATCACTGGATGTGCTGAATGCGGCAGCTCAGGCTGGCACACGTATTATCGCCATTACCGATTCCCCGGTTTCACCGCTGGCGCAGACGGCGGATTGCACTTTGCTGTTC
This is a stretch of genomic DNA from Winslowiella toletana. It encodes these proteins:
- a CDS encoding MurR/RpiR family transcriptional regulator, with amino-acid sequence MNIREKIVSQFSLLSPELQRAAEFSLQHANQLVVLSMRAFAAEGGVKPATLLRLAQRLGYNGWGELKSAMIDDIGLRNDTYVSKAEKLIAKKTQPELYEEVFRAHQANLAFTQAENQQAMHQAVTLLDEADNVYICGFRASFPIAWSLFYVYRLFNRQVSLIDGLASNIEVFTRELTGKDCVLLTSFAPYSRESLDVLNAAAQAGTRIIAITDSPVSPLAQTADCTLLFSIDSPSFFPSVVSGMGLAECLMAMLVARHGREAVSKIENAERYLIDSGAYVIPGKS
- a CDS encoding VOC family protein, which gives rise to MRTQKRCMGYVAIVVDDYDRAIEYYTQKLGFTLIEDTPQPGKRWVVVSPNPDSDCNLLLARASNETQQTFIGNQCGGRVFLFLQTDDFWRDYEAMKSAGVHFCEDPRDEEYGKVVVFEDLYGNRWDLYQNA
- a CDS encoding cupin domain-containing protein; translation: MTTINKAGSQASMVGPEEWFTGTVRIDPMFAADKNARASAGHVTFEPGARTAWHTHPLGQRLIVTSGFGYVQTWGEPAREIRAGDVVCIPADEKHWHGASATTAMTHIAIQEAQDGSVVEWLEKVSDEQYGETE
- a CDS encoding GNAT family N-acetyltransferase; amino-acid sequence: MEFTIGNIRPDSTGFQTLKSESIASGFNMLSRLEDNWLTNKNRFDKPGEKLLGVLSEGLLVGVCGLNRDPFMINARAGRIRHLYISNQWRRMQAGSLLLSEVVKDSALWFDFLNTNAPPSAFIFYQRAGFIPFTGSAKVTHRLPLTST